The DNA window GTCGCTGCCACAGATGGCCTGTCGGCAGGAGTGACGGAACGTGAGCGTCGTGTCGAACCGATCACGTGCGTACATCAGCGCGTCGAGGACGGTCATCCCCTTCTCGAAGGGGACGTAGAAGTCGTCGAAGCGGGGGTCCATCTTGCCCTCGACTTCGGGGTCGTAGCGGAAGACCTTGAGGTGAACCGTCTCCTCGTCCGCCTCGGTCGGCTCTTGCACCTCTGACGACCGCCCTTGACGGGCCTTCTTTTCCGCCCGTCGGCGGTCGCCGGGGGTTTCGGTGCGCTCGGTTTCGGTCTCGCTCTCTGATTCTTCGGTTAGTTGCGTGCTCATTTACATCAACCCGTTCATGACGAGTGCGACGTAGATTCCCTGCGCGGAAAGCAGGACGCCAGCCACGACGAGAACCCATTTGACCGCGGTCTTTCGACTCCCCGTGAGACCCTGATTTATCAGGGCAGCGTAGACGCCGTTGACGCCGTGGAACGCCGCCGTGATGAGGAACAGCGTCATCGTGAGGAAGTACCCGATTTGGGACATCCGGGCCTGTGTGCCCGCGAACGTCACTTCGGGCGCGTGGTGGACGAAGTGGAGCATGAAGAAGTGGAACGCCAGCACCACGACGAGGAACGCCGCCGTGACGCGCTGGAGGAACCACGACATGCTTCCGCTCTGGAAGGAGGAGTAGCGCTCCGCCATTTAGAACGCCCCCTGCATGAACGTCGGAACGCTCGCCAACACGATGACTGCCGTCACGATGAGCGAGGCGTAGAAGCTCTTGTCCTGCGATTCCAATCCGACACCCAAATCGACGAAGAGGAGTCTGACGCCGTTGAGAATGTGGAAAACGGCCACGGCGAGTAGGCCCACTTCACCGATTCGGACGATGGTCAGTTCTTCGAGACCTTGAATCGTTGCGGTGTAGGTACCCGGATTCGCCGTGGCGGTACTCAACACGGCGATGTGCGTGAACAGGTAGCCGATGAGTACCCACCCAGTAAATTTGTGGAAAATCCAGGCCCACATCCCGGCCGAAAACTCGCGCCATCGGCCGAAGTCCTCGATGAGGCCCCGGTTGTACGATTGACTCATTCCAATCGGATGGTCGGTACTGGGAGCAAATAGAAGTTACTACCTGTCCGCGTTCTTTCCGGGAAGTTGCGTCCGCGCTGATAGCTCTCGCGGAGGCGAGCGGTGATTTCGCATCCCTGCGTGAGAGACTCTCTAACGTGCGAAATTTCGACCCGCATCGTGGTCGGCTCGCGTTCGGCGGCAAAAATAGCTGTCAACGATTCGCCGACTCACAGATTGCCGCTTTTTTCGAGCCGACGACACCACCTCGTCACTGCTCGCCGAGTTCGGGTGCCCCCACGTATCCCGGCGGTTGGACGTCGCCCTCGGTTTCGGCGTGTGCCCGGTCGCGTTTCAGCGCCCGGCGGGTGTCCGCGTTCAGTTCGACGATGTGACAGAGCGGGTTCCCCGGATACACCACGGGGTTCTCCAGAACACCGACGAGGAGGCCGGTGAAGGGAGCCTCGACGATTTCGCGTTCCGTCTTGAACGGGTTCGTGATGGAACAGATGGGCGTCCCCTCGTAGACGAGCGACCCGCGGTCGTAGTGCATTTCCACGAGGCCACCGGCGTCCGCGCGGAGCCACGTTTTTTCCTTCTCGTCGTCGATGACGGTCCGCCAGCCGGGCCACTTCACCGGGTCGTCCGGATGGAGGTTGTACTCCGCGAAGACGCTCATCACGCCTTCGAGCGCCTGGTCGATGAAGTTGCGCTGGAACCGGTGGGCCTCGCCCATCTCGATGGTTATCGTCGGCGCACCGCCCTCGGACGCCTCGCGTCGGAGCGCCCCGGACGGGCCGGAGGAGGAGATGATGACGTTCGACCCGAACGCTCGTGCGAGTCGAGCGACGTCGGGGTCTTGCATATCCGCCCGAACGTGGAGCATGTTGGTTCGACCGCGGGTTGACGTGTGGAAGTCGATGCCGAGGTCGCACGGTTCGAGGAAGTTGCGATATATCTGGTCGGCCATCCGTTTCGCGCTCGTGGAATCCTCGCGGCCGGGGAACGAGCGGTTCAGGTCGCGGTCGTAGATGGGGAGGTATCGCTGTTGGGCGAGAAAGCCCGGAACGTTCAGCACGGGCATGCAGACGATGGTCCCGTGGAGTTCCTCGTGGTTCCAATCGTAGGCGACTTCGCGCACGACCTCGATACCGTTGAGTTCGTCCCCATGGGCCGCCGCGGAAAGGAAGATGGTCGGCCCCGGATGCTCGCCGTTGATGATAGTGACGGGTATCCGTACCGGATCACCGAGATACGTCTCGCTGATTCCGTACCGGATGTTCTGCGTCTCGCCCGGCTTCACGATACCGCCATTATACGTGAACGGCTCCGCCTCGTCCCCGGTCATGTACGTCACTCGGGGACCACTACATAAAAACATACTACTACACTTGTCTGATTCCGAAACCATTCTGTGAGAGCCGTTGACGCTTCAAAACGAGTGAGAACGATTTAAGGCCGAACGGACGAAATGTACCCTACATGGATTCTGACGGTTCGCCCGTTCGCGTAGGAGTACTCAGTCTACACAACAGCAAAGAAACGAAAGCGATCTGCAACGCCATCGAAGACCTCGGTCACGAACCGGAGTGGCTTCGCCACGAGAACACGGCGGTCGAAATCGAGGACGGAGACGTCACGCTCGAACCCGACATCGACGTCGTTGCGAACCGGCTGTTGCTGTCCAATACGGAACAACCCTCCGAAGCCCTCGGACTTGCGAACATATACGACTCTCTCGTTCCGATTCTCAACCGACCACACGCGGTGATGACGGCGATTCACAAGTTCTCCACCGCGTCGAGTCTCGCGGACGCTGGCATCCAAGTCCCGGATGCACTGCTCGCGCTCGACACCGACCGCCTGAACGACGGGCGGGCGAAGTACGGCGAGGAAGCGGTCTACAAGACCGCCATCGGAACCCACGGCGGCGGGACGTGGAAGGTCGGCGCGGAAGAGTTGGTCAATCCGCGCGTCGGCGAGCGGCAGGCGTTCCTCCAGGAACTCATCGAACGCGACGAGGGACGACACCGGGACCTCC is part of the Haladaptatus paucihalophilus DX253 genome and encodes:
- a CDS encoding succinylglutamate desuccinylase/aspartoacylase family protein, which codes for MTGDEAEPFTYNGGIVKPGETQNIRYGISETYLGDPVRIPVTIINGEHPGPTIFLSAAAHGDELNGIEVVREVAYDWNHEELHGTIVCMPVLNVPGFLAQQRYLPIYDRDLNRSFPGREDSTSAKRMADQIYRNFLEPCDLGIDFHTSTRGRTNMLHVRADMQDPDVARLARAFGSNVIISSSGPSGALRREASEGGAPTITIEMGEAHRFQRNFIDQALEGVMSVFAEYNLHPDDPVKWPGWRTVIDDEKEKTWLRADAGGLVEMHYDRGSLVYEGTPICSITNPFKTEREIVEAPFTGLLVGVLENPVVYPGNPLCHIVELNADTRRALKRDRAHAETEGDVQPPGYVGAPELGEQ
- a CDS encoding succinate dehydrogenase hydrophobic membrane anchor subunit → MAERYSSFQSGSMSWFLQRVTAAFLVVVLAFHFFMLHFVHHAPEVTFAGTQARMSQIGYFLTMTLFLITAAFHGVNGVYAALINQGLTGSRKTAVKWVLVVAGVLLSAQGIYVALVMNGLM
- the sdhC gene encoding succinate dehydrogenase, cytochrome b556 subunit → MSQSYNRGLIEDFGRWREFSAGMWAWIFHKFTGWVLIGYLFTHIAVLSTATANPGTYTATIQGLEELTIVRIGEVGLLAVAVFHILNGVRLLFVDLGVGLESQDKSFYASLIVTAVIVLASVPTFMQGAF